A part of Drosophila bipectinata strain 14024-0381.07 chromosome 3L, DbipHiC1v2, whole genome shotgun sequence genomic DNA contains:
- the LOC108131627 gene encoding uncharacterized protein translates to MQELTTVGDLNSSSSKGEFAPVAPVVNLDQMLPNIKLEHDRDLEDWLPTPEHPGLRLDLNTTRLLLQGSDDPLISHGAATDAHDEDHPFRTLLARKTVTHEQPHNGTCSPLTKQQLKANLLMSSRKAKKPLQPAHEEAAPATQKTSKAGQSQMPTRSRKRNSVAGTMKLRFHHQALPAEYAAHYEATQGRHSIRPPPPNQPPPPSQSHENVRSWLRKIAEIQRGADCQQQKQKQASRESVPSGLKLSPSIGTKINTNTECMVPTLPQVPLRVPSPEVAATPKRSSLKFTDLPYMGEITLDNYKPRRGRKPKKADICHLIYKNYGTIVPSATSVRSAHPSSVAGSIVPTAAPTVLPADEPLNLCLRDQSEERYSISSEDSEKATECGSCSHRTTPHSASGPLSLDLALSKEQPLTAAKLLLQPVGLYYQQLVESCSLGGMPVPVETIEKDNQLSLKIPIPSGFFSNEATALGLRKRKRSAIFIPPMPAENSSSPSTEVSICKFKFTGGAKPTLQEKKMLSVDAEGNYRYYNGTGDKTMRGYEFISREQQQQQLQHQHQGLDKLYVDVPPPSTDLSLELLHMPPESPTSSLLLPHSNGLEHTVQPHSPASQCSNSQSPMPGMVAPPKPSGESEQKRRSSRRTKQREKLEKTFKEKGFLIQTQQLQSAEGATYCKFRQLKKFTRYLFRNWKDHIPESDLAKHQSGVRTEVKSKPVTLETQPNQTI, encoded by the coding sequence ATGCAAGAACTAACGACAGTCGGCGACTTaaatagcagcagcagcaagggGGAGTTCGCACCGGTGGCCCCCGTGGTCAACCTCGACCAGATGCTGCCCAACATCAAGCTGGAGCACGATCGGGACCTAGAGGACTGGCTGCCCACCCCCGAGCATCCGGGTTTGCGGCTGGATCTCAACACGACCCGCCTGCTCCTGCAGGGTTCCGACGATCCGCTAATCTCCCACGGTGCCGCCACGGATGCCCACGATGAAGACCATCCCTTCCGGACCTTATTGGCTCGCAAAACTGTCACCCACGAGCAGCCGCACAATGGCACTTGCAGTCCCCTTACCAagcagcagctgaaggccaacCTGTTGATGAGTAGCCGCAAGGCAAAGAAGCCACTGCAGCCCGCCCACGAGGAGGCCGCTCCGGCCACTCAGAAGACGTCCAAAGCGGGACAAAGCCAAATGCCGACCCGTTCCCGGAAACGCAACTCTGTGGCAGGGACCATGAAGCTGCGATTTCACCACCAGGCCTTGCCTGCGGAATACGCGGCCCACTACGAGGCCACCCAGGGCCGGCATTCCATCCGACCCCCGCCACCAAATCAGCCTCCGCCTCCTAGCCAAAGCCACGAGAACGTACGCAGCTGGCTCCGAAAGATCGCCGAGATTCAGCGGGGCGCGGACTGCCAACAGCAGAAGCAAAAGCAAGCTTCTCGGGAATCGGTGCCTTCCGGACTCAAATTGTCCCCGTCCATtggaacaaaaattaatactaATACGGAATGTATGGTACCTACACTGCCACAGGTGCCACTGCGAGTTCCCAGTCCCGAAGTTGCTGCAACACCAAAACGCAGCTCCCTGAAATTCACCGATCTGCCCTACATGGGAGAGATAACCTTGGACAACTACAAGCCACGGCGCGGACGGAAACCCAAGAAAGCGGATATCTGTCACCTGATTTACAAGAACTACGGAACCATTGTTCCATCGGCAACCTCAGTCAGAAGTGCTCACCCGTCATCGGTAGCCGGGTCTATTGTCCCCACAGCTGCCCCGACCGTTTTGCCGGCGGATGAGCCGCTTAACCTCTGCCTGCGGGATCAAAGCGAGGAGCGATACTCCATATCAAGCGAGGATAGCGAGAAAGCCACCGAATGCGGCAGCTGTTCCCATAGGACCACGCCACATAGTGCATCAGGGCCATTGTCCTTGGACCTGGCTCTCAGCAAGGAGCAACCACTAACGGCCGCCAAGCTGTTGCTGCAACCCGTGGGACTCTACTACCAGCAACTGGTCGAGTCTTGCAGCCTGGGCGGAATGCCAGTGCCCGTGGAGACCATCGAGAAGGACAATCAGCTGTCTCTAAAGATTCCCATACCAAGTGGTTTCTTTTCCAACGAAGCAACAGCGTTAGGGTTGCGAAAGCGCAAGCGCTCAGCGATTTTCATCCCGCCCATGCCCGCAGAGAACTCTTCGAGTCCGTCCACCGAAGTCAGCATCTGCAAGTTCAAGTTCACCGGTGGTGCCAAGCCGACGCTGCAGGAGAAGAAGATGCTCTCAGTGGATGCGGAGGGTAATTACAGGTACTACAACGGCACCGGGGACAAGACAATGCGCGGCTACGAGTTTATTTCtcgggagcagcagcagcaacagctgcAGCACCAGCATCAGGGACTGGATAAACTGTACGTGGACGTGCCACCGCCCTCAACGGATCTGAGCCTGGAGCTGCTGCACATGCCGCCAGAGTCGCCTACGTCGTCCCTCCTCCTGCCCCATAGCAATGGCCTGGAGCACACCGTGCAACCGCACAGTCCGGCCTCGCAGTGCTCTAATTCCCAAAGTCCGATGCCAGGCATGGTGGCTCCCCCAAAGCCGTCTGGTGAAAGTGAGCAAAAGCGGAGGTCTTCGCGGCGGACAAAGCAGCGCGAGAAGCTGGAAAAGACCTTTAAGGAAAAGGGGTTTCTCATACAGACCCAGCAGCTGCAATCCGCAGAAGGAGCCACCTATTGCAAGTTTCGGCAACTGAAAAAATTCACGCGTTACCTATTTCGCAATTGGAAGGACCACATCCCCGAGAGCGATCTGGCCAAGCATCAGAGCGGAGTTCGGACGGAGGTCAAGAGCAAGCCAGTGACCCTAGAGACTCAGCCCAACCAAACCATATAA